The following are encoded in a window of Impatiens glandulifera chromosome 5, dImpGla2.1, whole genome shotgun sequence genomic DNA:
- the LOC124938332 gene encoding receptor-like protein kinase FERONIA codes for MGLPPFNFPNTFSSIFFPLLILLRSITADKSPVEYDSQHAIAVNCGFPRNSTALNGRQWVGETDSATMIIFHGPGSQSVSPPYSIHNLLDPTPYMTARASRASFTYTFHVGSGYKFIRLYFYPASYSGFKRSTAFLTVKSGPYTLLNNFSAFLAVGSLGLKSIVKEFTLYVPVDEPLSITFSPSRVIPSDETFAFVNGIEVVPMPLGLYYTMEGDAGVHVVGQNYRRPISKAIAMEMAHRLNIGGSSLSSSHDTSMFREWTSDSNHLIESNVFPITSTNRIKYTETSKNGAPQRLFQMSWSMNRNKQVSERLSFTWKLPVDSGFRYLIRLHFCELDYEVKESGQREFSILINNQMIEPRGDLISWGGEIGVAIHKDYLVTVRGDKMMGKKDLFVALYPGDYDQSTEFIDSVLKGIEVLKLSNPDDSLAGVNPVISHPHGWIKTISRNEIATLVIIVITLLNVIVYQICEWRGEFLSKNISPSLPDEELCRRFSFGEILSATNNFDKELEIGHGGFGKVYKGVIDRKTKTVAIKRLSSESNQGEKEFRSEIDILSKNRHKHLVYLIGYCNEGHEMILVYEYMEHGTLADHLHKKKRDGSSKEDVTPPLSWELRLNVCLGAARGLDYLHTNSEQDTIHRDVKSENILLDKDWMGKIADLGISKVGTKSNTCTHISTDVKGTIGYLDPEYFLTRRLTKKSDVYAFGVVLWEVLCGRPAVDTRIDGEQRSLVLWVQSCFKLGTVDAIIDSSLRGQISTRSLKLYLDLANQCLHNQTNERPTMAEVTHGLESVLAAATSQGEEEVNDVTSDFGSDGEYNGTDEIDLSKNSLPLSTISSTSSQPMQLDDNDMQQKKNKTKLGKMFQKNFQALVRSIDIRRKKSSDSVMKMEPCVGNVLLHFRRFSLDEIRTATHNFSNVIRTGGFNKCYKGKIDGGTTPVIINQRKQEIQDCENELLIMSRFNHPNIVNFIGYCYEDGEMLIVLEYVENGSLYDHLHHKEKNPLPWKKRLEICIGAAHGLHYLNSEMSQTVIHRDMKSTNILIDSNWVAKVSGLDLASTALRSSTYVTGEVRGTSGYIDPEYIMTFHLTPKSNVYSFGVVLLEVLCAKSPCGFYGEDRSGYSIVEYFSNIIRENRIDKTMDPYLVGRIAPDCLIQYLQIAMNCVKDKGIERPSMEAVLTGLSIVLELQKRWQFDVSLDPLSGPTESSMDSTTEEWFRMAMGRAYNNIMLHGSSESEDFLPLSLTDPTRVSLGFSTTESTGSIWADSVSPR; via the coding sequence ATGGGTTTACCTCCGTTCAATTTCCCGAATACTTTCAGCTCCATCTTCTTTCCTCTCCTTATTCTCCTCCGATCGATAACCGCCGACAAATCACCTGTTGAGTACGATTCACAGCATGCTATCGCCGTCAACTGCGGTTTCCCCCGCAACTCCACAGCACTTAACGGCAGACAATGGGTTGGAGAAACAGATTCTGCTACCATGATCATTTTTCATGGACCTGGAAGTCAATCAGTCAGCCCTCCTTACTCCATTCACAACCTCCTCGATCCCACTCCGTATATGACAGCTAGAGCTTCTCGGGCATCATTCACCTACACCTTCCATGTTGGCTCCGGCTACAAGTTCATCCGCCTTTACTTCTACCCAGCTTCTTACTCTGGTTTCAAAAGGTCAACGGCCTTCTTAACCGTAAAATCAGGCCCGTATACACTCCTCAACAATTTCAGTGCTTTCCTAGCCGTCGGTTCTCTCGGCCTGAAATCCATTGTGAAGGAATTCACCCTTTATGTCCCTGTTGACGAACCCTTATCAATTACTTTCTCCCCCTCAAGAGTAATCCCTTCTGATGAGACATTTGCATTTGTAAATGGAATTGAAGTCGTTCCCATGCCGCTTGGACTTTACTACACCATGGAGGGAGATGCAGGGGTGCATGTTGTAGGGCAGAACTACCGACGTCCCATCAGTAAAGCCATTGCAATGGAGATGGCCCATCGGTTAAACATTGGTGGCAGCTCACTTTCATCTTCTCATGACACAAGTATGTTCAGGGAGTGGACCAGCGATTCAAACCATCTCATAGAATCGAATGTTTTTCCCATAACGTCAACAAATCGGATCAAGTATACTGAAACATCAAAAAATGGTGCACCACAGCGACTGTTCCAGATGTCTTGGTCAATGAACCGAAATAAGCAAGTTAGTGAACGATTAAGTTTTACATGGAAGTTGCCTGTGGATTCGGGTTTCAGGTATCTCATCAGATTGCATTTTTGTGAGCTTGATTATGAGGTGAAGGAGAGTGGGCAAAGGGAGTTTAGTATTCTAATAAACAATCAAATGATTGAGCCTAGAGGAGACTTGATCAGCTGGGGTGGTGAGATTGGAGTTGCAATCCATAAGGATTACTTGGTGACGGTGAGAGGAGACAAAATGATGGGTAAGAAAGATCTATTTGTAGCTTTGTACCCAGGTGACTATGATCAATCAACTGAATTTATTGACTCAGTTCTTAAGGGAATTGAGGTTTTGAAACTAAGTAACCCAGATGACAGTCTTGCTGGAGTGAATCCAGTGATCTCCCATCCTCATGGTTGGATAAAGACAATCAGTAGAAATGAAATTGCAACTCTTGTTATAATTGTGATTACTCTTCTGAATGTCatcgtttatcaaatttgtgaATGGAGAGGAGAATTTTTGAGTAAAAACATTTCGCCATCATTACCTGATGAGGAATTGTGTCGTAGATTTTCATTTGGTGAGATCTTATCCGCAACCAACAACTTTGATAAAGAATTAGAGATTGGACATGGGGGCTTCGGTAAGGTCTACAAAGGGGTTATTGATCGCAAGACAAAAACAGTTGCAATTAAAAGGTTAAGTTCTGAATCTAATCAAGGAGAGAAAGAATTTAGGTCAGAAATTGATATTCTTTCCAAGAATCGACACAAACACCTTGTCTATCTGATAGGATATTGCAATGAGGGTCATGAGATGATCCTTGTTTACGAGTACATGGAACATGGAACTCTCGCAGATCATCTTCATAAGAAAAAACGTGATGGTAGTAGCAAGGAAGACGTGACTCCTCCTCTCTCATGGGAGCTAAGGCTCAATGTATGCTTGGGTGCTGCTCGCGGGTTAGATTACCTGCACACCAATAGTGAACAGGACACGATACATAGAGATGTGAAGAGCGAAAACATTTTGTTGGATAAGGATTGGATGGGCAAAATTGCAGACCTTGGCATAAGCAAAGTGGGAACTAAGAGCAATACTTGCACCCATATTAGTACCGATGTAAAGGGAACTATTGGTTACCTAGATCCCGAGTATTTCTTGACGCGTAGGCTAACCAAGAAATCTGATGTCTATGCGTTCGGTGTGGTGCTGTGGGAAGTATTATGTGGGAGGCCAGCTGTTGATACTAGAATAGATGGCGAACAACGCAGCCTCGTTTTGTGGGTTCAAAGCTGCTTCAAGCTAGGAACAGTTGATGCAATCATTGATTCGAGTTTGAGGGGACAAATATCAACTCGTTCCCTCAAGTTGTACCTTGATCTTGCAAACCAATGCTTGCATAACCAGACTAATGAACGGCCTACAATGGCTGAAGTCACACATGGTCTTGAATCTGTATTGGCTGCTGCTACTTCTCAAGGTGAGGAAGAGGTGAACGATGTTACTAGCGACTTTGGTTCAGATGGAGAATATAATGGTACCGATGAAATAGATCTAAGTAAGAATTCCCTTCCACTTAGTACAATCTCTTCCACCTCTTCTCAACCAATGCAATTGGATGACAATGACATGCAGCAAAAGAAGAATAAGACCAAGCTTGGCAAGATGTTCCAGAAGAATTTCCAAGCTTTAGTCAGAAGCATAGATATTCGACGGAAAAAGAGCAGTGACAGCGTTATGAAAATGGAGCCTTGTGTAGGGAATGTGCTTCTACACTTCCGCCGTTTCTCTCTTGATGAGATTAGAACGGCAACACACAACTTCAGTAATGTTATTAGAACAGGTGGTTTTAACAAATGTTACAAAGGAAAGATTGATGGTGGAACCACCCCGGTAATAATCAATCAGAGAAAGCAAGAGATTCAAGACTGCGAAAATGAACTCTTGATTATGTCAAGATTTAATCATCCTAACATAGTCAATTTCATTGGGTACTGCTATGAGGACGGCGAAATGTTGATTGTGCTGGAATACGTTGAAAATGGGTCCCTATATGATCATCTTCATCATAAGGAGAAAAATCCTCTTCCCTGGAAAAAGCGGCTGGAGATATGCATCGGTGCTGCTCATGGATTACACTACCTAAATTCTGAGATGTCGCAAACTGTGATCCATCGAGATATGAAGTCCACAAATATTCTAATAGACAGTAATTGGGTAGCAAAGGTTTCAGGCTTGGATTTGGCATCGACAGCATTGAGATCCAGTACCTATGTCACTGGGGAGGTACGTGGCACCAGTGGCTACATAGATCCGGAGTACATAATGACCTTTCATCTTACACCGAAATCCAATGTTTACTCTTTTGGTGTGGTATTGCTGGAGGTACTTTGTGCCAAGAGTCCTTGTGGGTTTTATGGTGAAGACAGGAGTGGTTATAGCATAGTCGAATACTTCAGCAACATCATCCGGGAGAATAGAATAGACAAGACCATGGACCCTTATCTAGTGGGAAGGATTGCTCCGGACTGCTTGATTCAGTACTTGCAGATTGCAATGAATTGCGTGAAAGATAAGGGAATAGAGAGGCCATCAATGGAAGCAGTGTTGACAGGCCTGAGTATCGTACTAGAGTTACAAAAGAGATGGCAGTTTGATGTGTCACTTGATCCACTTTCTGGGCCTACAGAATCTTCCATGGATTCTACGACAGAGGAATGGTTCCGCATGGCCATGGGGAGGGCCTACAACAACATAATGCTGCATGGAAGCTCGGAAAGTGAAGATTTCCTCCCTCTCTCGCTGACTGATCCTACTCGTGTGTCATTGGGATTTTCCACAACAGAATCGACGGGTAGTATATGGGCTGACAGTGTGAGTCCAAGGTAG
- the LOC124939609 gene encoding uncharacterized protein LOC124939609, which translates to MEMSGGLFRCRGSSVMAETTVPDFPGRISWKSALCLKKIVTKFEEMDLVEKVYNTQFRYIVSAPVLQFSGTIEDYDDEEEGSEPEDEQEEPTSKPNTRKRKAALNLKEAVNLKRKLAYESSPANIPSPPSATTPGLPPTSSVGCKCEELKEEVKALKEELIKEVKEELKEMKTAYEETQTNHKAYMKKLVVSMCEQLLAKSNQRMATLIVKLDSMEEERKKKKKSKLEKKGKTEDGKVEEMITNEMEMTDRKVEDKTESVNVKVEDKTESVNVKEDGGEIETDVKVDGGETENDVKNWLKDEATNDETKTVFTCEARKKLFVRVLTKSTWLKDPEIDAVCHLLRKRIEQYPKTYKHCKVSIGDCLLADMMRREYPNYKKDPENFPISDVFSQYFWGAPHRHMPEWPLVDDIYVPLNIGNKHWVLCVVRVQDNHIDVYDCDSSIYRNLDPYMRPLCEMFPRIYAMGASDAELKRYPNFNFQKLTYKRLPHPVKNAVAKNGEVPRAEESGDCGVFMLMHMEYLTAGLGVEKNLTCAYVF; encoded by the exons ATGGAAATGTCGGGGGGGCTTTTCCGATGTCGAGGGTCCAGTGTG atggcagaaaccacCGTTCCTGATTTCCCTGGACGGATTTCTTGGAAAAGCGCCCTCTGCCTTAAGAAGATTGTAACGAAGtttgaggaaatggatcttgtgGAGAAGGTGTACAATACCCAATTCCGATATATAGTCTCTGCGCCAGtgttgcagttctcaggaactatt gaggattatgatgatgaagaggaggGAAGTGAACCTGAGGATGAACAAGAAGAACCTACTTCCAAACCAAACACCCGGAAGAGAAAGGCTGCGCTTAATCTCAAAGAAGCAGTAAacctgaagaggaagcttgcttatgaatctaGTCCTGCCAACATTCCTAGCCCCCCATCCGCTACTACTCCTGGATTACCTCCAACATcttctgttggatgtaaatgtgaagAGCTGAAAGAGGAGGTAAAAGCGCTGAAGGAGGAGCTCATCAAAGAGGTGAAGGAGGAGCTCAAAGAGATGAAAACAGCTTACGAAGAAACTCAAACAAATCACAAGGCTTATATGAAAAAGTTGGTTGTTAGTATGTGCGAACAGTTATTAGCCAAATCCAACCAAAGGATGGCCACTTTAATTGTCAAATTAGATAGTATGGAggaggagaggaagaagaagaagaagagcaaattGGAAAAGAAGGGCAAGACTGAG gatgggaaggtggaggagatgatAACGAATGAGATGGAGATGACGGATCggaaggtggaggataaaacTGAGAGTGttaatgtgaag gtggaggataaaacTGAGAGTGTTAATGTGAAGGaggatggtggggagattgagactgatgtgaaggtggatggtggtgagaCTGAGAATGATgtaaag AATTGGTTGAAAGATGAAGCTACCAATGATGAGACAAAGACTGTGTTTACTTGCGAAGCACGAAAGAAGttgtttgttagagttctaacaaagtccacatggcttaaagatcct GAAATCGACGCAGTGTGCCACTTGTTGCGCAAAAGGATTGAGCaatatcccaagacatataaacatTGTAAAGTATCAATAGGGGATTGCTTATTAGCAGATATGATGAGGCGAGAGTACCCGAACTATAAAAAAGATCCTGAAAATTTTCCAATATCAGACGTCTTTTCTCAGTACTTCTGGGGAGCGCCTCATAGACATATGCCAGAATGGCCACTAGTAGACGATATTTACGTGCCTTTGAACATTGGCAACAAGCATTGGGTACTGTGCGTCGTTCGTGTACAAGATAATCACATTGACGTTTATGACTGCGACTCGAGTATTTATAGGAATCTCGATCCATACATGAGACCTTTGTGTGAGATGTTTCCACGAATATATGCAATGGGAGCCAGTGATGCTGAGCTAAAACGGTatcctaatttcaatttccagaAACTGACATATAAAAGGTTGCCACACCCAGTCAAAAATGCAGTCGCCAAAAATGGGGAAGTCCCTAGAGCAGAAGAAAGTGGGGATTGTGGTGTATTTATGCTTATGCACATGGAATACTTGACTGCTGGTTTAGGTGTAGAGAAG AACTTGACTTGTGCTTATGTATTCTGA